One Candidatus Neomarinimicrobiota bacterium genomic window, CATCACCGATCAAGCTCTCCATGCTGAAATCGATAGACAGATACAGGGGCGTCCCTTATAAATGGGGCGGCGCCACTATGAAGGGGATGGATTGCTCGGGATTCACGATGAAAGTCTTCGGAGAGTCCGCGAACCTGAGTATCCCTCACAACGCTAAGGCTCAATATAAATTAGGAGCTAAAATCAACCGCCGGCAGCTCAAATTCGGAGACCTTGTTTTCTTCAGGGATATAGAATCGAAAGGCGTCAGTCATGTGGGTATATACATCGGGGACGAAACTTTTGTTCACGCAAGCCTTTCTAAAGGCGTCATAAACTCTTCAATGAATCAAGATTATTATAAAAAGCGTTACGTAACTGCAAGACGCATCTTGAGGTAATTTTTTACCGAAGCTGAAACCAATAGAGCTTCCGTTTAACTAAGTAAAAGTATTGACAGATGGATTATATACTCGTAAATTAGAAAATTCCGCAGTATGTGATAAATAAGGTGATAGGGTTTAAAGAATGGCAACAACGAGCGATTTCAGAAACGGATATACGTTTTCGTACAACGACCAGATCTACAAGATAGTCGAATTTATGCACGTGAAACCGGGTAAGGGCCCGGCGTTCGTCCGGACTAAGTTAAAAAGCGTGCAGACGGGTAAAATAATAGATAAAACGTTTCGTGCGGGCGAGAGAATAAACGAAGTTCGTCTTGACGCAAAAAAGATGCAGTTTCTATATTCAGACGATTCAGGCTACCATTTTATGGACACAGACACTTACGATCAGATTCCAATTTCCAGTTCTCTGATAGACGAGGTCAAGGATTATCTCAAGGAGAGCATGGAGATCAAGATCCTTTTCCATGGCGATGAACCGATAGATATTGAGATCCCTCCCTTCATAGTGGCGGAGATAGTCGAAACCGATCCGGGTGTCAAAGGGGACACAGCGCAGGGAGGAAGCAAGCCTGCCCGCCTTGATACCGGCGCGGTGGTCAACGTACCTCTTTTCGTCCAGCAGGGTGAAAACGTAAAAATTGATACGCGGACGGGGGACTATGTTGAGAGGGTTAAGTAGAAAGTTAAAGTTACCTTTCGGAGATATAATGAATGAAAAACAGATAAGGCAGCTCATAAAGATAGTGGAGGAATCCGATATTGACGAATTGGAAGTGAGCCGCTGGGGGAGACGTGTACGGATAACCAGGAACCGGAGAGGTGACAATGGTTCAGTGGTCAGAGGCGGATTGCGAGTCGATTCCGGCAAAAAAGAACCCGAACAGATTTCCGGAGAAGATGTCGCCGGTCTGTCTTCAGGCGAAGATCAATTAGAGGGAAATCTCATTGAGATTAAATCTCCGATGGTAGGCACTTATTATGCAGCTTCGGCTCCGGACGCAGACGCGTATATAGTGGTGGGTGATAAAGTGAAAATAGGCGACGTCCTCTGTATCGTAGAGGCGATGAAACTGATGAACGAAATAGAATCTGAATATACAGGTGTGATCAAAAAGATATTGGTGGAAAACGCAAAACCTGTCCAATACAATCAGCCTCTTTTCCTGATCGATACCGGCTAAATATTTCTGGATGTTTAAAAAGATACTTATAGCCAACCGCGGAGAAATTGCTCTTCGGATTATCCGCGCGTGTCATGAGCTCGGAATCAAAACGGCGACAATCTATTCAGAAGCGGACGAAGATTCGCTTCATGTAAAATTCTCCGATGAAGCGGTATGTATCGGGCCTCCGCCGGGAGCCGAAAGCTACCTCTCCATACCGCAAATTATCGCTTCGGCGGAGATCACCGATTCGGACGCTATTCACCCGGGATACGGATTCCTCGCCGAGAATGCGAACTTCGCCGATTGCGTCGCTGATTCAGGTATTTCCTTTATAGGTCCGTCTGCAAAAGTTATTCAGGCGATGGGAGATAAAGCCCTTGCAAAAGAGACGATGAAACGTGCGGGAGTCCCCGTAATTCCCGGAAGTGATGGACTCGTGGAGAGTTCCGCCGATGCTGAAAAGATTGCCGTTGATATAGGTTATCCGATAATACTCAAGGCAACCGCGGGCGGCGGAGGGAAGGGGATGCGAATTGTGCGCGAAAGAGAAGATATGGACAACTTATTTTCTATAGCGAGAGCAGAAGCACAGGCAAATTTCAACAACGGTTCGCTCTATATTGAAAAACTTATTGAAAATCCGCGTCATATAGAGATTCAGGTGCTTGCTGACGATCATGGGAACACAATCCACCTCGGCGAACGCGACTGCTCCATCCAGCGGAGGCATCAGAAACTTATAGAAGAATCACCTTCTCCGGCAGTATCCCCCGCTCTCAGGAAGAAGATGGGCGATGCCGCCATAAAAGGCTCAAAGGAAGTGGATTACCGAAATGCCGGCACGATAGAATTTCTGCTCGATAAGGACGGCAGCTTCTATTTCATGGAGATGAACACGCGGATACAGGTGGAGCATCCGGTTACGGAAATGGCTTACGGTGTTGACCTGATAAAAGAACAGATTCGGATTGCCGCCGGCGAAAAGATAAGCGAAGAAGTACTAAAGGCAAAACCTCAATGGCATGCGATAGAATGTCGGATAAACGCCGAAGATCCCGAAAAGAATTTCATGCCCTCTCCGGCTCTTATCAGTGCATTCCACGTCCCGGGCGGTGTGGGAATACGCGTAGATACACATGTATATGCCGGCTATGTGGTGCCGCCGTATTATGATTCACTGCTGGCTAAGATGATAGCCTGGGGTAGAACGAGAGACGAAGCGATCGGCAGGATGAAAAGGGGTATAGAGGAGTGCGTAATAGAGGGACCGAAAACGACACTGCCGTTTCATATGCAGGTTTTGAAAGACGAACGTTTCGCGAGAGGTGAATATGACACGGGTTTTCTCGAGAGCTTCGACTATGATCCCATGTTCCAGAAGCGTTCGGATTATGATGATAAGCTAGAGGATGATATTGATGAAAGAATTGAGGAGGTGGTGTGATGAATCTGCCGGCTGATCTGAAATATACGAAAGAGCATGAGTGGGCTAAAATAGACGGAAACGTCGTGACAATCGGTGTCACGGATTTTGCTCAGTCGGAGCTCGGAGACATCGCCTGGCTCGAGATGCCGGCGGTCGGTGATGAAACCAAGAAGGGGGACCCTTTCGGAACTATCGAAGCGGTAAAGACTGTCGAAGACCTGTACGCTCCGCTGACCGGTAAGATAATTGAGGTCAACGGGGAACTACTCGATTCACCTGAACTTGTCAACGATGATCCGTACGGGAAGGGCTGGATCGCCAAACTCGAATATTCTGATGAATCTGAAATTGAAAACCTCCTGTCCGCTGAAGAATATTCGGAATTGATCGGATGAGCTCCGAAGATTCATTTCACCTGATTCCAAACACCGAGGAAGACCGGAAAGAGATGCTCTCCGTCATAGGCGTGGAGAGTTTTGAAGAGCTCCTCTCCAACGTTCCTCAGGAGCTGCTCAACGCTGATTTCAGCGATTTGGGAAAGGGTCTGTCCGAATATGAAGTGTTGGAGCTGCTCAAAGGACTCGCAAACGGTAACGTAAGCTCGAATGAGGCTGTCTCTTTCCTCGGAGGAGGCGCTTACGATCATTTTGTTCCCAGCATCATCGGAGAGATAATCAGCCGTTCGGAGTATCTCACCGCATACACTCCGTATCAAGCAGAGGTCTCGCAGGGCACGCTGCAGGCTATCTTCGAATACCAGTCGATGATATGCGCGCTTACGGGTATGGACGTCGCAAACGCTTCGATGTATGATGGAGCTTCGGCGCTTGCGGAATCAGGGCTGCTCGCATGCGGGCACACAAAGCGAAACAAACTCGTGGTCGCCTCGACAATCACACAGGCATATCGCGACGTCGTAAAAACTTATATTCAGGGGAGTGATATCGAACTCGTGTTTGTCCCTTTTGAAAACGGCGTAACCGATATTGAAGCGTTGAGTTCTCTTGTAGACGCGGAGACAGCGGCAGTCATGCTCCAGACGCCCAATTTTTTCGGCTGCATAGAAGATGCTGAAGAGGCGGGGAAAATAGCCCGTGAAAACGGTTCGTTATTTATAGTCAGCGCCGATCCGATTTCTCTCGGGATACTTAAAAAACCGGGCGAATACGGGGCTGACATCGTGGTAGGCGAAGGGCAATCGCTCGGTACTCCGACACAGTTCGGCGGACCTTACCTCGGGATATTCGCGGCTAAAATGAACCTCGTCAGGCGTATGCCCGGACGGATTGCGGGGCAGACGTGGGACTTAGACGGTAACCGCGGGTACGTTCTGACGCTTCAGACGAGAGAACAGCATATCCGCCGCGAGCGGGCAACCTCGAATATCTGCACGAACCAGGGGATCGTGATGCTGTCGGCGGCGATCTACATGTCTATAATGGGGAAAGAAGGGATTTATAAAGTCGCCGAGCTGAGTACGCAAAAAAGTCACTACCTCGCGGAACAGATAAGCGAGCTCTCCGGTTTCGAGGTGATGTTCGGCTCACCGTTTTTCAAAGAATTTGTGGTAAAAACCCCCGTTGATCCTTCGAAAATCATCGAATCTCTTCTCGAGGAAAATATTTTTGCAGGTATTGATCTATCAGGATTTGATTATGGAATCGATAACGGGCTGCTTATATGCGTTACGGAGAAGAGGACAAAAGAGGAAATGGACAGGTTCGTCGAGCTTCTCGGCGGGGTGAGTTGACCGGTGTCGGTCTGGAAAAAACTCCTTGAATCAGTTGAGGAAAAGGGATCGGCGTATCTTGTTCTCGTTGACCCCGATTCGGTAAACAACGGCCCGCTATCCGAAGCCGCTAAATCGATCACCAAAGGCGGAGCGGACGGGATTCTCATAGGGGGGAGTCTTATAAATAATACCGATTTTGATTCTTCAGTGGCTGAACTGAAAAGTTCCACGGAGCTTCCCGTTATTATCTTCCCCGGCTCTTCAAGACAGATTTCGGGCAGGGCTGACCTGCTTTTGTACCTTTCTCTACTGAGCGGACGGAACGCCGATAAGATAATCGGCGAGCAGGTAAGGTCGGCTATGAAAATTAAGGAATTGAAATTAGAGACAGTGTCAACGGCGTATCTCTTGATCGAATCGGGCGGCATAACGTCAGCCCAATTCATGAGCGGAACGACGCCGATACCCCGGGAAAAGGAAGACATAAGTGTGGCGCACTCCGTTGCCGCAGAGCTCATGGGAATGAAGGCGATTTATCTTGAGGCAGGAAGCGGCGCGAAGATGCCTGTTCCGTTGAAAACAGTAACTGCTGTCTGCAGCGAAGTCAATCTGCCCGTAATTGTCGGGGGTGGAATTCATTCACCGGAAGCGGCTGAGCTGAGAGCGAGAGCCGGAGCGTCATTTATAGTGACCGGAACTGTGCATGAGGGGAAAATGGACGAAAAACTGATCGGGGAATTCTCGCGGGCTGTCCACTGGAAAGAGTGACGGGCAATGACAGCAAGTGCGAGTTGGGGCTTGCCCCGACCGCACAAGCACAATAGAATGGCGTCATGGTTCCGAAGGAGTTCCTTTGGAACAAGCCACGACTGCCACAAATATGAATGACTCAATGATTTAGATTGATTCCCCTTCGAGATCTGATGAAGCCTGGAGAAGAGTATGGAACTAACCACGTCCGATGATGGGAGCGAACTCCGGAATAATTTACGCGATTTCTTCATTTATCTCCGGGTAGAGAAGAACCTTTCCGAAAACACGATATCCGCTTACACTGTCGCTCTAAACCGGTACATTTCATTTCTCGATGAGAGCGGGATAAAAGAAGCTTCAAAGGTTACGACTCTGACTGTCGCAAGCATCTTCAGTGAGCTCTCCTCGCTCGGGCTTTCTTCCCGGAGCATTGCGCAAAACCTGTCAGCGTTGAAATCGTTCCACCGGTATCTTGAAGATGAGGAGATAACCGCTACAGACCCCACGGAGAATTTCCAGACCCCGAAACTG contains:
- the accB gene encoding acetyl-CoA carboxylase biotin carboxyl carrier protein; the protein is MNEKQIRQLIKIVEESDIDELEVSRWGRRVRITRNRRGDNGSVVRGGLRVDSGKKEPEQISGEDVAGLSSGEDQLEGNLIEIKSPMVGTYYAASAPDADAYIVVGDKVKIGDVLCIVEAMKLMNEIESEYTGVIKKILVENAKPVQYNQPLFLIDTG
- a CDS encoding C40 family peptidase codes for the protein MKPSPIYTSAKGGSEKSIKSGRSKSTRSTPLTTAARLTSPIKLSMLKSIDRYRGVPYKWGGATMKGMDCSGFTMKVFGESANLSIPHNAKAQYKLGAKINRRQLKFGDLVFFRDIESKGVSHVGIYIGDETFVHASLSKGVINSSMNQDYYKKRYVTARRILR
- the efp gene encoding elongation factor P, which encodes MATTSDFRNGYTFSYNDQIYKIVEFMHVKPGKGPAFVRTKLKSVQTGKIIDKTFRAGERINEVRLDAKKMQFLYSDDSGYHFMDTDTYDQIPISSSLIDEVKDYLKESMEIKILFHGDEPIDIEIPPFIVAEIVETDPGVKGDTAQGGSKPARLDTGAVVNVPLFVQQGENVKIDTRTGDYVERVK
- the gcvPA gene encoding aminomethyl-transferring glycine dehydrogenase subunit GcvPA, with product MSSEDSFHLIPNTEEDRKEMLSVIGVESFEELLSNVPQELLNADFSDLGKGLSEYEVLELLKGLANGNVSSNEAVSFLGGGAYDHFVPSIIGEIISRSEYLTAYTPYQAEVSQGTLQAIFEYQSMICALTGMDVANASMYDGASALAESGLLACGHTKRNKLVVASTITQAYRDVVKTYIQGSDIELVFVPFENGVTDIEALSSLVDAETAAVMLQTPNFFGCIEDAEEAGKIARENGSLFIVSADPISLGILKKPGEYGADIVVGEGQSLGTPTQFGGPYLGIFAAKMNLVRRMPGRIAGQTWDLDGNRGYVLTLQTREQHIRRERATSNICTNQGIVMLSAAIYMSIMGKEGIYKVAELSTQKSHYLAEQISELSGFEVMFGSPFFKEFVVKTPVDPSKIIESLLEENIFAGIDLSGFDYGIDNGLLICVTEKRTKEEMDRFVELLGGVS
- the gcvH gene encoding glycine cleavage system protein GcvH — its product is MNLPADLKYTKEHEWAKIDGNVVTIGVTDFAQSELGDIAWLEMPAVGDETKKGDPFGTIEAVKTVEDLYAPLTGKIIEVNGELLDSPELVNDDPYGKGWIAKLEYSDESEIENLLSAEEYSELIG
- a CDS encoding geranylgeranylglyceryl/heptaprenylglyceryl phosphate synthase gives rise to the protein MSVWKKLLESVEEKGSAYLVLVDPDSVNNGPLSEAAKSITKGGADGILIGGSLINNTDFDSSVAELKSSTELPVIIFPGSSRQISGRADLLLYLSLLSGRNADKIIGEQVRSAMKIKELKLETVSTAYLLIESGGITSAQFMSGTTPIPREKEDISVAHSVAAELMGMKAIYLEAGSGAKMPVPLKTVTAVCSEVNLPVIVGGGIHSPEAAELRARAGASFIVTGTVHEGKMDEKLIGEFSRAVHWKE
- the accC gene encoding acetyl-CoA carboxylase biotin carboxylase subunit — its product is MFKKILIANRGEIALRIIRACHELGIKTATIYSEADEDSLHVKFSDEAVCIGPPPGAESYLSIPQIIASAEITDSDAIHPGYGFLAENANFADCVADSGISFIGPSAKVIQAMGDKALAKETMKRAGVPVIPGSDGLVESSADAEKIAVDIGYPIILKATAGGGGKGMRIVREREDMDNLFSIARAEAQANFNNGSLYIEKLIENPRHIEIQVLADDHGNTIHLGERDCSIQRRHQKLIEESPSPAVSPALRKKMGDAAIKGSKEVDYRNAGTIEFLLDKDGSFYFMEMNTRIQVEHPVTEMAYGVDLIKEQIRIAAGEKISEEVLKAKPQWHAIECRINAEDPEKNFMPSPALISAFHVPGGVGIRVDTHVYAGYVVPPYYDSLLAKMIAWGRTRDEAIGRMKRGIEECVIEGPKTTLPFHMQVLKDERFARGEYDTGFLESFDYDPMFQKRSDYDDKLEDDIDERIEEVV